The proteins below are encoded in one region of Micromonospora sp. DSM 45708:
- a CDS encoding HAD family hydrolase: protein MPLLLLALDDTLLDRDGPFRAWGARFLESIGAPPTDLDWLVSVDADGLTNRWDVADAIRDRYDLRIPSIDLVEELHDGVVGHMRLDPLVACALRIAADVGWVPVVVTNGAARQQDAKIRRTGLDRYVADWVISEEAGVSKPNPRIFALAAQRARLPLRGAWVIGDSPEADIGGATAVGLPSVWLHRGRRWSDPRFAPTRVEDGLIPAVAAVLAG from the coding sequence GTGCCGTTGCTCCTGCTCGCTCTGGACGACACCCTGCTGGACCGCGACGGGCCGTTCCGCGCCTGGGGAGCACGCTTCCTGGAGAGCATCGGCGCGCCGCCCACCGACCTCGACTGGCTGGTCTCCGTCGACGCCGACGGGTTGACCAACCGCTGGGACGTGGCCGACGCCATCCGCGACCGCTACGACCTGCGCATCCCCTCGATCGACCTGGTCGAGGAGCTGCACGACGGGGTGGTCGGGCACATGCGGCTGGACCCGCTGGTGGCCTGCGCGCTGCGGATCGCCGCCGACGTCGGCTGGGTGCCGGTCGTGGTCACGAACGGCGCGGCGCGCCAGCAGGACGCCAAGATCCGCAGGACCGGCCTGGACCGGTACGTCGCCGACTGGGTGATCTCCGAGGAGGCCGGCGTCAGCAAACCCAACCCGCGGATCTTCGCGCTCGCCGCCCAGCGGGCCCGGTTGCCGCTGCGCGGCGCGTGGGTGATCGGGGACAGCCCGGAGGCCGACATCGGCGGCGCGACCGCGGTGGGCCTGCCCAGCGTCTGGTTGCACCGGGGCCGCCGCTGGTCGGACCCCCGGTTCGCGCCGACCCGGGTGGAGGACGGCCTGATCCCGGCCGTGGCCGCCGTGCTGGCGGGCTGA
- a CDS encoding prenyltransferase/squalene oxidase repeat-containing protein gives MSLTAQPATRTGPARELVDALADDPAGQTSPSVYETGRLAALAPWLPGHDARLAWLLDRQRPDGGWGGPGGYALVPTLSAVEALLAELHRAGPAAAPAAAAHRGLAFLAAALPGDTPPDLPATDLIVPALLTAVDRRLAGPAGPPPGLAGWADRPRLPLPAGLDPTRLTRVRGLLATGRPVPEKLAHALEVTGELAPGAAGVRPSASGSVGASPAATAAWLGRPEPGPALDYLRGVGRSGPVPCASPITVFERAWVIAVLLRAGVPVRVAAPVLSELSAAVGASGAATAPGLPADADTTSVVLYVLARLGRPLGVTALAGYDTGRHFCTWPGEDGASLTTNAHVLDALGEHASRPGVTAARRRVTDWLVERQEPDGRWDDRWHASAYYATYAVLLALADHAPDGAARTPVERGVGWLLDTQRSDGSWGRWDGTAEETAYAVLALARAGRAGDARIAAALARGRARLSELDGCDGGPALWHDKDLYRPTRIVRAAVLAASGRAGWASARPAPTMIRIA, from the coding sequence GTGAGTCTCACCGCCCAGCCCGCGACCCGGACCGGGCCCGCGCGGGAGCTTGTCGACGCGCTCGCGGACGATCCGGCGGGGCAGACCTCGCCGTCGGTCTACGAGACCGGCCGGCTGGCCGCGCTGGCGCCCTGGCTGCCCGGCCACGACGCGCGCCTGGCCTGGCTGCTCGACCGGCAGCGCCCGGACGGCGGTTGGGGCGGCCCCGGTGGTTACGCGTTGGTGCCGACGCTGAGCGCCGTCGAAGCGCTGCTGGCCGAACTGCACCGGGCCGGACCGGCCGCGGCGCCGGCCGCCGCCGCGCACCGCGGCCTGGCGTTCCTGGCCGCCGCGCTGCCCGGGGACACCCCGCCCGACCTGCCGGCCACCGACCTGATCGTGCCGGCGTTGCTGACCGCCGTGGACCGGCGTCTCGCCGGGCCGGCGGGTCCGCCGCCCGGGCTGGCCGGCTGGGCGGACCGGCCCCGCCTGCCGTTGCCGGCCGGTCTCGACCCGACCCGGCTGACCCGGGTACGCGGACTGCTGGCCACCGGCCGTCCGGTCCCGGAGAAGCTGGCGCACGCGCTGGAGGTGACCGGCGAACTGGCGCCCGGGGCGGCCGGTGTCCGCCCCTCGGCGAGCGGGTCGGTGGGCGCCTCCCCGGCCGCCACGGCCGCCTGGCTCGGCCGGCCCGAGCCCGGCCCCGCCCTGGACTACCTGCGCGGCGTCGGCCGGTCCGGGCCGGTGCCCTGCGCCAGCCCGATCACCGTCTTCGAACGGGCCTGGGTGATCGCCGTCCTGCTCCGGGCCGGCGTCCCGGTGCGCGTGGCGGCGCCGGTGCTGTCCGAGTTGAGCGCCGCCGTCGGCGCGTCCGGCGCGGCCACCGCGCCCGGGTTGCCGGCCGACGCCGACACCACCTCCGTCGTGCTCTACGTGCTGGCCCGACTGGGTCGGCCGCTCGGCGTCACCGCGCTCGCCGGGTACGACACCGGGCGTCACTTCTGCACCTGGCCGGGGGAGGACGGCGCCTCGCTGACCACCAACGCGCACGTGCTCGACGCGCTCGGCGAGCACGCCAGCCGACCCGGCGTGACAGCGGCCCGTCGCCGGGTCACCGACTGGCTGGTCGAGCGGCAGGAACCGGACGGGCGGTGGGACGACCGCTGGCACGCCTCGGCGTACTACGCGACGTACGCGGTGCTGCTCGCGCTGGCCGACCACGCGCCCGACGGCGCGGCCCGGACCCCCGTCGAGCGGGGCGTCGGCTGGCTGCTGGACACCCAGCGGTCGGACGGTTCCTGGGGCCGCTGGGACGGCACCGCCGAGGAGACCGCGTACGCGGTGCTCGCCCTGGCCCGCGCCGGCCGTGCCGGGGACGCCCGGATCGCCGCGGCGCTGGCCCGGGGTCGGGCCCGACTGTCCGAGCTGGACGGATGCGACGGCGGGCCGGCGCTCTGGCACGACAAGGACCTCTACCGGCCGACCCGGATCGTGCGCGCGGCGGTGCTGGCCGCGTCGGGGCGCGCCGGCTGGGCGTCGGCGCGTCCGGCACCCACCATGATCAGGATCGCTTGA
- a CDS encoding serine protein kinase RIO, whose amino-acid sequence MRDHDFPAPPRRGRGKSRFDDDEPDYLKRGRPAPALADPDAEPDAEDRWSSWDRAVHGPEPHPAWLVTELAARDTELGMLKTGKEADVHLVRRAVPDTDRGCLLAVKRYRDAQHRLFHRDAGYLEGRRVRRSREMRAMAGRTAFGRQMIAGQWAAAEFAALSRLWEIGAASGRIAVPYPVQLLGTELMLEFVGDAEAGEAAPRLAQARPDDDALRDLWDQLVDALVVLARAGYAHGDLSPYNLLVDAGRLVMIDLPQVVDVVANPQGAEFLARDVRVVAAWFTARGLPAADTDPVALTETLLREAGIG is encoded by the coding sequence GTGCGCGATCACGACTTTCCGGCGCCGCCGCGCCGTGGCCGCGGCAAGAGCCGCTTCGACGACGACGAACCCGACTACCTGAAGCGGGGCCGGCCGGCCCCGGCCCTCGCCGACCCGGACGCGGAGCCCGACGCGGAGGACCGCTGGTCCTCCTGGGACCGGGCTGTCCACGGCCCGGAGCCGCATCCGGCCTGGCTGGTCACCGAGCTGGCGGCCCGGGACACCGAGCTGGGAATGCTCAAGACCGGCAAGGAGGCGGACGTCCACCTGGTCCGCCGCGCGGTGCCGGACACCGACCGGGGCTGCCTGCTGGCGGTCAAGCGCTACCGGGACGCCCAGCACCGGCTCTTCCACCGCGACGCCGGCTACCTGGAGGGTCGCCGGGTACGCCGGTCACGGGAGATGCGGGCGATGGCCGGGCGCACCGCGTTCGGCCGGCAGATGATCGCCGGGCAGTGGGCGGCGGCCGAGTTCGCCGCGCTGTCCCGGCTCTGGGAGATCGGCGCCGCCTCCGGGCGGATCGCCGTGCCCTACCCGGTGCAGCTGCTCGGCACCGAGTTGATGCTGGAGTTCGTGGGCGACGCCGAGGCGGGCGAGGCCGCGCCCCGGCTGGCCCAGGCCCGGCCCGACGACGACGCGCTGCGCGACCTGTGGGACCAGTTGGTCGACGCCCTGGTGGTGCTGGCGCGGGCCGGGTACGCCCACGGCGACCTGTCGCCGTACAACCTTCTGGTCGACGCCGGTCGGCTGGTCATGATCGACCTGCCGCAGGTGGTGGACGTGGTGGCCAACCCGCAGGGGGCCGAGTTCCTGGCCCGGGACGTGCGCGTGGTGGCCGCCTGGTTCACCGCCCGGGGGCTGCCCGCCGCCGACACCGACCCGGTGGCGCTGACCGAGACGCTGTTGCGGGAGGCGGGGATCGGCTGA
- a CDS encoding carbon-nitrogen hydrolase family protein: MTPLTVAAVQAQPVPGDVAGNARAAARLVGRAAGARVVVLPELFLPAYHPPTLGADPDGTDVAADPDGRVDDARLDPLRAAARDGGNAVVIGAAVRHPDRRRTISSLVVDPTGTVTAAYDKQQLWSGERELFDAGRRGATLVVDQWRFGLGICYDGCFPEHGRAAAGDGAHGYLCPSGYLAGSAHRRDLYYAARALDNTMFVVFANAVGGAAPWRFNGGAAVYDPEGRPLARGADTGEDVLVATLDPAVLAETRAAHTMLLDRLPDAGAARATLVA, translated from the coding sequence ATGACCCCGCTGACCGTCGCCGCCGTGCAGGCGCAACCGGTGCCCGGCGACGTCGCCGGCAACGCCCGCGCCGCCGCCCGCCTGGTCGGCCGGGCCGCCGGGGCCCGCGTCGTCGTGCTGCCCGAGCTGTTCCTGCCCGCGTACCACCCGCCGACGCTGGGCGCCGACCCGGACGGGACGGACGTGGCCGCCGACCCGGACGGGCGGGTCGACGACGCCCGGCTGGACCCGCTGCGCGCCGCCGCCCGGGACGGCGGGAACGCCGTGGTGATCGGCGCGGCGGTCCGCCACCCCGACCGGCGGCGCACCATCTCGTCGCTGGTGGTGGACCCGACCGGCACGGTCACCGCGGCGTACGACAAGCAGCAGCTCTGGAGCGGCGAGCGCGAGCTGTTCGACGCCGGCCGGCGCGGCGCCACGCTGGTGGTCGACCAGTGGCGGTTCGGCCTCGGCATCTGTTACGACGGCTGCTTCCCGGAGCACGGTCGGGCCGCGGCGGGCGACGGCGCGCACGGCTACCTCTGCCCGAGCGGCTACCTGGCCGGTTCGGCGCACCGTCGGGATCTCTACTACGCGGCCCGCGCGTTGGACAACACCATGTTCGTGGTCTTCGCCAACGCGGTCGGTGGCGCGGCCCCCTGGCGTTTCAACGGCGGCGCGGCGGTCTACGACCCGGAGGGCCGGCCGCTGGCCCGGGGCGCGGACACCGGGGAGGACGTGCTGGTGGCGACGCTGGACCCGGCCGTCCTGGCGGAGACCCGCGCGGCGCACACCATGCTGCTCGACCGGTTGCCCGACGCCGGGGCCGCCCGCGCGACGCTCGTCGCCTGA
- a CDS encoding terpene synthase family protein has translation MTGGPTPDPIAAAAEQGRICALVAHGQRGLRRVAAAHPDLFPGDPFDATLFGSIASAMAFSAPWHTAAELAVTNRAVLWGFAVDWLVDHRATSRAEVDRITRTCLDVLDGAATTDPLGRFLAELRDDVATAPGYHALRGRWRTTMERTLDAMAREWTWRRTGRPTLAEYLANADNLAATVVNVAHWIHTGSVADAAALDRLIEVGDEVQRALRLVNDLGTHRRDAESGDLNALLLVDDPAEVERRFAEQVDHCRVLLAKLAGEVPREADFLSRQLGFTTGFYRHTDFWGVR, from the coding sequence GTGACCGGCGGACCGACGCCGGACCCGATCGCCGCCGCGGCGGAACAGGGCCGGATCTGCGCGCTCGTCGCGCACGGCCAACGCGGCCTGCGGCGGGTCGCCGCCGCGCACCCCGACCTGTTCCCCGGTGACCCGTTCGACGCCACCCTGTTCGGCAGCATCGCCTCGGCGATGGCGTTCAGCGCCCCCTGGCACACGGCCGCCGAGCTGGCGGTCACCAACCGCGCGGTGCTCTGGGGTTTCGCGGTCGACTGGCTGGTCGACCACCGGGCGACCAGCCGCGCCGAGGTGGACCGGATCACCCGTACCTGCCTGGACGTGCTCGACGGCGCGGCGACCACCGACCCGCTCGGCCGGTTCCTCGCCGAGCTGCGCGACGACGTCGCCACCGCACCCGGCTACCACGCGTTGCGCGGGCGCTGGCGTACCACGATGGAACGCACGCTGGACGCGATGGCCCGCGAGTGGACGTGGCGGCGCACCGGCCGTCCCACGCTCGCCGAGTACCTGGCCAACGCGGACAACCTCGCCGCCACGGTGGTCAACGTGGCCCACTGGATCCACACCGGATCGGTCGCCGACGCCGCCGCGCTGGACCGGCTGATCGAGGTCGGCGACGAGGTGCAGCGGGCGCTGCGCCTGGTCAACGACCTCGGCACCCACCGCCGGGACGCGGAGTCGGGTGACCTCAACGCGCTGCTGCTGGTGGACGACCCGGCGGAGGTCGAGCGGCGGTTCGCCGAGCAGGTCGACCACTGCCGGGTGCTGCTGGCGAAGCTGGCCGGCGAGGTGCCCCGGGAGGCCGACTTCCTGTCCCGCCAGCTCGGGTTCACCACCGGGTTCTACCGGCACACCGACTTCTGGGGCGTGCGGTGA
- a CDS encoding TIGR04222 domain-containing membrane protein, giving the protein MTVLAADTWGIPGPVFLRWYLVAAVVLVVGAAVYRFRALAGTPVSDHGSLGPQQVAYLNGGDQLAVWASLGGLRRAGAVGVHPDRRLATGGPLPAGLTPLDQAVHHAAGQGLRARELPRDEWVRRALDELRDGLVRRGLALDPERRRTLRRGSILLGLLLVLGVARAFVGLTNGRPAGFLILTLIPLIVAFVLLNRVPWRTRAATTALRDLRRRHTALRPAAAPAFATYGPSATAMAVALFGTATLWTMDPGFAEQAEIQRQAMGTAGSSGSSCGGSSSSCSGGSSSCGGGGGGCGGGGGCGG; this is encoded by the coding sequence ATGACCGTCCTCGCGGCCGACACCTGGGGCATCCCCGGCCCCGTCTTCCTGCGCTGGTATCTCGTCGCCGCCGTCGTCCTGGTGGTCGGCGCGGCGGTGTACCGGTTCCGCGCGCTGGCCGGCACCCCGGTTTCCGACCACGGCTCACTCGGGCCGCAGCAGGTCGCGTACCTCAACGGAGGCGACCAGCTCGCGGTCTGGGCGTCGCTCGGCGGGCTGCGCCGGGCCGGCGCGGTGGGCGTGCACCCGGACCGGCGGCTCGCCACCGGCGGGCCGCTGCCGGCCGGGCTCACCCCGCTGGACCAGGCCGTCCACCACGCCGCCGGCCAGGGCCTGCGCGCCCGGGAGCTGCCCCGCGACGAGTGGGTCCGGCGTGCCCTCGACGAGCTGCGCGACGGCCTGGTCCGCCGCGGCCTGGCCCTGGACCCGGAGCGGCGCCGCACGCTGCGACGCGGGTCCATACTGCTCGGCCTGCTGCTGGTGCTCGGCGTCGCACGGGCCTTCGTCGGGCTGACGAACGGCCGGCCCGCCGGCTTCCTGATCCTCACCCTGATCCCGCTCATCGTCGCGTTCGTGCTGCTCAACCGCGTGCCCTGGCGCACCCGGGCGGCCACCACCGCGCTGCGCGACCTGCGCCGCCGGCACACCGCGCTGCGCCCCGCCGCCGCCCCGGCGTTCGCCACCTACGGCCCGTCGGCCACGGCGATGGCGGTGGCGCTGTTCGGCACCGCCACGCTCTGGACCATGGACCCGGGCTTCGCGGAGCAGGCCGAGATCCAGCGTCAGGCGATGGGGACGGCGGGCAGCTCCGGCAGCTCGTGCGGCGGTTCCTCCTCCTCCTGCTCCGGCGGCTCGTCCTCGTGCGGCGGCGGGGGCGGCGGCTGCGGGGGTGGCGGCGGGTGCGGCGGATGA
- a CDS encoding DUF2630 family protein yields MDDKTILSRISELVDEEHRLRAGAQQHEAGTDDEARERLRHLEESLDQCWDLLRRRRAARQAHGDPDAQGERPVPEVERYLQ; encoded by the coding sequence ATGGACGACAAGACCATCCTGAGCCGGATCTCCGAACTCGTCGACGAGGAGCACCGGCTGCGCGCCGGCGCGCAGCAGCACGAGGCCGGCACCGACGACGAGGCCCGTGAACGGCTCCGGCACCTGGAGGAGTCCCTGGACCAGTGCTGGGACCTGCTCCGCCGTCGCCGGGCGGCCCGGCAGGCGCACGGCGACCCGGACGCCCAGGGTGAGCGCCCGGTGCCGGAGGTCGAGCGCTACCTCCAGTGA
- a CDS encoding sensor histidine kinase, producing MGSRSTNLRTKIIALLASLTALWAFAAWVTVRDGFNLLGVQALNARVFEPSDPLLLELQNERRLSLRYLGESDPAQLQELQAQRGRTDTAATALWASVQDWRTEVPASEELEQRLAELKAELGQLVQVRDEVGRKTIDRTATLAAYDEAVDGIFAVFDALGGLDDDQIARDTAALIDLNRSRELLSQQDALLTGAVSANRLTVAEQTAFARLVGAQWFLADRTARELAPTDRSRYQQMVEGEAFGQLRTLQDRVLAAKGEDVRPPVTAAAWRAAADRAMADLRGVILAGGEDIVSRATPVAVGVIVRLVLAAGLGLIAVVASVIVSITTARALVRQLERLREAAFRLANERLPSVVERLGHGEEVDVAREAPPLQFGDDEIGQVGKAFNLVQETAVRTAVEQAELRRSVRDVFLSLARRTQALVHRQLTLLDAMERREHDAEELEDLFRVDHLATRMRRNAENLIVLSGSTPGRAWRRSVPMVDVVRGAVAEVEDYTRVTVRSLGAVSLTGRAVGDVIHLLAELIENGLSFSPPQTTVEVRGQLVANGFAIEIEDRGLGMSGDDLAAANARIVDRSELNLADAARLGLFVVSRLTERHGVRVQLRESAYGGTTAVVLIPRELISTDAGEPDGTAETRAGTAAPVPAPAVAPQDAPARPGPETVPVRTGEDGTAVGAGPVDAGTPDTEPAPPVPRLTPSGLPARTRKRQPAVAGPTAELAVVENRAAPAVAEETTPPRTDVGLPVRVRQASLVPELRHERSEADDDGADDTARAPEQVRRMMSSYQSGTRRGRTDAARLLGGAHGAGDGPADGNEQVT from the coding sequence ATGGGTTCCCGCAGTACGAATCTCCGTACGAAGATCATCGCCCTGCTGGCGTCGCTGACCGCGCTCTGGGCGTTCGCGGCCTGGGTGACCGTGCGGGACGGGTTCAACCTGCTCGGCGTGCAGGCGCTCAACGCGCGGGTCTTCGAGCCGAGTGACCCGCTGCTGCTGGAGTTGCAGAACGAGCGCCGGCTCTCGCTGCGCTACCTGGGTGAGTCCGACCCCGCGCAGTTGCAGGAGCTCCAGGCCCAGCGCGGACGCACCGACACCGCCGCCACCGCGCTGTGGGCCTCGGTGCAGGACTGGCGCACCGAGGTCCCGGCCAGCGAGGAGCTGGAGCAACGGCTCGCCGAGTTGAAGGCCGAGCTCGGCCAGCTCGTCCAGGTCCGCGACGAGGTGGGCCGCAAGACCATCGACCGGACCGCGACGCTTGCCGCGTACGACGAGGCGGTCGACGGCATCTTCGCCGTCTTCGACGCGCTCGGCGGTCTCGACGACGACCAGATCGCCCGGGACACCGCCGCGCTGATCGACCTGAACCGTTCCCGCGAACTGCTGTCCCAACAGGACGCGCTGCTCACCGGCGCGGTCTCGGCCAACCGGCTGACCGTCGCCGAGCAGACCGCGTTCGCCCGGTTGGTCGGCGCCCAGTGGTTCCTCGCCGACCGCACCGCCCGGGAACTCGCCCCGACCGACCGGTCCCGCTACCAGCAGATGGTCGAGGGGGAGGCGTTCGGGCAGTTGCGGACGCTCCAGGACCGGGTGCTCGCGGCCAAGGGCGAGGATGTGCGCCCGCCGGTCACCGCCGCGGCCTGGCGGGCCGCCGCCGACCGGGCGATGGCCGACCTGCGCGGGGTGATCCTCGCCGGTGGTGAGGACATCGTGTCCCGGGCCACCCCGGTCGCCGTCGGCGTCATCGTCCGGCTGGTGCTCGCCGCCGGTCTCGGCCTGATCGCCGTCGTCGCGTCCGTCATCGTCTCGATCACCACGGCCCGCGCGCTGGTCCGGCAGCTCGAACGGCTGCGCGAGGCCGCCTTCCGGCTGGCCAACGAGCGGCTGCCCAGCGTGGTGGAGCGGCTGGGCCACGGTGAGGAGGTGGACGTCGCCCGGGAGGCGCCACCGTTGCAGTTCGGCGACGACGAGATCGGCCAGGTCGGCAAGGCCTTCAACCTGGTCCAGGAGACCGCCGTCCGCACCGCCGTCGAGCAGGCCGAGCTGCGCCGCAGCGTCCGCGACGTGTTCCTCAGCCTGGCCCGGCGCACCCAGGCGCTGGTGCACCGCCAGCTCACGCTGCTCGACGCCATGGAACGCCGGGAACACGACGCCGAGGAGCTGGAGGACCTGTTCCGGGTCGACCACCTGGCCACCCGGATGCGGCGTAACGCGGAGAACCTGATCGTGCTCTCCGGGTCGACGCCGGGTCGCGCCTGGCGGCGCAGCGTGCCGATGGTCGACGTGGTGCGCGGCGCGGTCGCCGAGGTCGAGGACTACACCCGGGTGACCGTCCGGTCGCTGGGCGCGGTGTCGCTGACCGGCCGCGCCGTCGGTGACGTGATCCACCTGCTGGCCGAGCTGATCGAGAACGGCCTCTCCTTCTCGCCGCCGCAGACCACCGTGGAGGTGCGCGGCCAACTGGTCGCCAACGGTTTCGCGATCGAGATCGAGGACCGGGGCCTCGGCATGAGCGGCGACGACCTGGCCGCCGCCAACGCGCGCATCGTGGACCGGTCCGAGCTGAACCTCGCCGACGCCGCCCGGCTCGGCCTGTTCGTGGTCAGCCGGCTCACCGAGCGGCACGGCGTGCGGGTGCAGCTCCGGGAGTCGGCGTACGGCGGCACGACCGCGGTGGTGCTGATCCCGCGGGAACTGATCAGCACGGACGCCGGCGAGCCGGACGGGACCGCCGAGACGCGTGCCGGCACCGCCGCGCCGGTGCCGGCGCCGGCTGTCGCGCCGCAGGACGCCCCGGCCCGGCCCGGCCCGGAGACGGTCCCGGTCCGGACGGGCGAGGACGGCACCGCCGTCGGGGCCGGGCCGGTCGACGCCGGTACGCCCGACACCGAGCCGGCACCACCGGTGCCCCGGCTGACGCCGTCCGGGCTGCCGGCGCGTACCCGCAAACGGCAGCCGGCGGTGGCCGGGCCGACCGCGGAGCTGGCCGTGGTCGAGAACCGCGCCGCGCCGGCGGTGGCCGAGGAGACGACGCCACCGAGGACCGACGTCGGGCTGCCCGTCCGGGTACGCCAGGCCAGCCTCGTCCCGGAGCTGCGGCACGAGCGGTCCGAGGCGGACGACGACGGGGCGGACGACACGGCGCGCGCACCGGAGCAGGTACGCCGGATGATGAGCTCCTACCAGAGTGGAACCCGACGTGGCCGCACCGACGCGGCGCGGCTGCTCGGCGGGGCGCACGGGGCCGGTGACGGGCCGGCCGACGGAAACGAGCAGGTCACCTGA
- a CDS encoding TetR/AcrR family transcriptional regulator, with protein sequence MPRVSQDQLDARRQEILAAARACFARHGYEGATVRRLEEATGLSRGAIFHHFRDKDSLFLAVAEDDAAAMVETVARNGLVQVMRDLLARAVSPDTTGWLGSQLEVSRRLRTDPAFAKRWSERSAAIAEATRERLLRQREAGVLRDDVPIDVLAQFLELAYDGLVLHLAMGRPAGDLTRVLDLVEEAVRRH encoded by the coding sequence GTGCCCAGAGTAAGTCAGGACCAGCTCGACGCGCGCCGGCAGGAGATCCTCGCCGCGGCGCGGGCGTGTTTCGCCCGCCACGGCTACGAGGGCGCCACCGTGCGGCGGCTGGAGGAGGCCACCGGTCTCTCCCGGGGCGCGATCTTCCACCACTTCCGGGACAAGGACTCGCTCTTCCTCGCGGTGGCCGAGGACGACGCCGCCGCCATGGTGGAGACCGTGGCCCGCAACGGCCTGGTCCAGGTGATGCGGGACCTGCTCGCCCGGGCGGTCTCCCCGGACACCACCGGCTGGCTCGGCAGCCAGCTCGAGGTCTCCCGCCGGCTGCGGACCGACCCGGCGTTCGCCAAGCGCTGGTCCGAGCGTTCGGCGGCCATCGCCGAGGCGACCCGGGAACGGCTGCTCCGCCAACGCGAGGCCGGCGTGCTCCGCGACGACGTGCCGATCGACGTGCTGGCCCAGTTCCTGGAGCTGGCCTACGACGGGCTGGTGCTGCACCTGGCGATGGGACGACCCGCCGGCGACCTGACCCGGGTGCTGGACCTGGTCGAGGAGGCCGTCCGCCGGCACTGA
- a CDS encoding cytochrome P450, giving the protein MPLRQILPAVLRDPARALIDIGNRTGGDLVRLNLGSFRPYLVTHPRHVQHVLRDRADNYERAGDGLFWRPVKRLFGEGILGEGQIWSASRRMLQPMFTAKRVEALIDGMADAISDAVDELDEPYRAGRPVDIGVEQARIVSRAIMKVLFADRISVPDAMRVIDAQDRIATAVIPRIVVPFAPLSLPMPGDRAFRRAVRVVDDVLVPIVRQTRDDADSGDDIISTLWRARTDDGRQLDERQVRNDTVAMFAATTETTINVLTWAWPHLHQHPEVAERLYAEIDDVVGDGPVRREHLTRLTYTRMVLDELLRLYPIGWIIPRRAVAEDVIDGVPIEPGATMAVSPLITQRMRQFWDRPDEFDPERFRPEQVRNRHRYAHFPFGGGPHQCLGMYLFYLEAQLILATMLSRYRFRLHRTDVPGLRLAAALRPRERVELTLLAAGRAEPT; this is encoded by the coding sequence GTGCCGCTGCGGCAGATCCTGCCCGCCGTCCTGCGGGACCCGGCCCGCGCGCTGATCGACATCGGCAACCGCACCGGCGGCGACCTGGTCCGGCTCAACCTCGGCTCGTTCCGCCCGTACCTGGTCACCCATCCCCGGCACGTGCAGCACGTGCTGCGCGACCGGGCGGACAACTACGAGCGGGCCGGCGACGGACTGTTCTGGCGCCCGGTCAAGCGGCTGTTCGGCGAGGGCATCCTCGGCGAGGGGCAGATCTGGTCGGCCAGCCGCCGGATGTTGCAGCCGATGTTCACCGCCAAGCGGGTGGAGGCGCTCATCGACGGCATGGCCGACGCCATCTCCGACGCCGTCGACGAGCTGGACGAGCCGTACCGCGCCGGGCGGCCGGTCGACATCGGCGTCGAGCAGGCCCGCATCGTCAGCCGGGCGATCATGAAGGTGCTCTTCGCCGACCGCATCTCGGTGCCGGACGCGATGCGCGTGATCGACGCCCAGGATCGCATCGCCACCGCGGTCATCCCCCGCATCGTCGTGCCGTTCGCGCCGCTGTCGCTGCCGATGCCGGGCGACCGGGCGTTCCGCCGCGCGGTGCGCGTGGTGGACGACGTGCTGGTGCCGATCGTCCGGCAGACCCGCGACGACGCCGACTCCGGCGACGACATCATCTCCACGCTGTGGCGGGCCCGCACCGACGACGGCCGGCAGCTCGACGAGCGGCAGGTCCGCAACGACACCGTGGCCATGTTCGCCGCCACCACCGAGACCACCATCAACGTGCTCACCTGGGCCTGGCCGCACCTGCACCAGCACCCCGAGGTGGCCGAGCGGCTCTACGCCGAGATCGACGACGTGGTCGGCGACGGGCCGGTACGCCGGGAACACCTGACCCGGCTCACCTACACCCGGATGGTGCTGGACGAGCTGCTGCGGCTCTACCCGATCGGCTGGATCATCCCGCGCCGCGCGGTCGCCGAGGACGTCATCGACGGCGTGCCGATCGAGCCCGGCGCCACCATGGCGGTCAGCCCGCTGATCACCCAGCGGATGCGGCAGTTCTGGGACCGGCCGGACGAGTTCGACCCGGAGCGGTTCCGGCCGGAGCAGGTCCGCAACCGCCACCGCTACGCCCACTTCCCGTTCGGCGGCGGCCCGCACCAGTGTCTCGGCATGTACCTGTTCTATCTGGAGGCCCAGCTCATCCTCGCCACGATGCTCAGCCGCTACCGCTTCCGGCTGCACCGCACCGACGTGCCCGGGTTGCGCCTGGCGGCGGCGCTGCGACCCCGCGAGCGGGTCGAGCTGACGCTGCTCGCGGCCGGCCGGGCGGAGCCGACGTGA